The sequence ctggaggaggagctgaggaGGTGAGCAGGGCTGTGGGTGCGGGTCCCAGCAGGACAAGGGCTgagagcctggagggcagagtgAGATCCCTGCTGGGCCTCTATTCCACCCCCTGTCATCCTTTCTGCCAGCTGCACCCTGTGGTCATTCCTTCCCAAAGTGGCTCACTTCGCATGCTCGCCTCTCAGCCACTCCACCTACTAGGTTgtctgccagccccacccctctcaTCTCCTTCCCCATTGGAATCCCACAAGAGGTTGGTGCTCCTGTCTGGGGTGCCCTTTCCTGAGTGGCCTGAGCTGAGCCTTCCTGCTGCTCTCACACATCACATTCatacaggaggagggaggggaggattgAGAGCTGGCTGCCCTCCACACCCTGTGCTCCCCCCGTGGCTCCCAGTTCCTTGACAGCCAGGGTTCAGCCATGCCGCCCCATTGAGCGCTGGGGTTTCCTCCCCAGCAGCCTGCACTTCCCTGTGGCCTTTCTCTTTTAGCCAGATCCTCACCCGTTCTCCCAGAgaggtggtggggaaggggaCGTGCAAGGGGGCCTCAGGCCGGCGGCGCCTGTGCAGCCAGGTTTGTGGGAGTGGAAGCCGCATCTGCTCCAGGCTTGCCTGCAGCCAGTGCTGCCTGTGCCAGGAAGGAGAGCTGGGTCTGTCTGTCCATCGGTTCCTGATTGCTGAGGGGAGGGCGTGTGCCTTGGCTggagcagccagggcaggtgtgTGAGCTTCAGGCACCGGCAGGAATGCTCAGGGGCTAGGACCTGAGGGGAGAGTCCTAAGTCTGCTTGATGGGGGCCGTCTCTGGCCTGGTGCCCAGTGGCCCTCACCCCTCCTGGCTTCCCTCTCATCTTGCAGAGTGAAGTCCGAGGCCATCATTGCCCGCCGTGAACCCAAAGAAGAGGGGGAGGATGTAAGCAGCTATCTCTGTACAGAATTGGTATATTCCACTATTAACatgtggggcaggggggtggcagTGGGCGGGCTACCAGGGATGCGCTCTTccttctgggcctctgggcccccctcaccctcaccctcaccccacctgTGTGATGACCACACGCAGCagcatcctcccccaccccgggaTGTCATAAAGTCAGAACAGGACCCCTTAGCTTCCCATCCTAGTGCATGCGTTTTGTTAACCcttacccaagggtattttttccccattgattttcagagagtggaagggagggggagaaacagagagaggaacattgattagttgtctTCTgaatgtgccccgaccagggccggggatcaagcctgcaaccgaggtacttgcctttcaccggaatcaaacctgggactcttcagtccaagggcagacgctccaaccactgagccaaaccggctaggacctaGTGGAGGCTAGGACCTAGTGGATGCGTTTTATACGTCACCAGCAGGGTCTCCCTGCTTATGCAGCATAGCCACTGCCCCACATACTCCAGCTGGTAGAGCCAGGCTGCGGAAATAGCATCAGTCACCACTGTCCCCAGACCACACAGTttgtgtagctcagtggctggGAGGCCCTCTGCCTACTCATctgtccccacctcctccccaagcTGCACTGAACCTTCTGAGGAACGTCGGCCCCTCTGCTACCTGGAGGGGGCAGGCACGGGTCTTCAGCCTGGGCGAATTTTGGACCTCACCCTCATTAGCTGTTCTTTTCCTGGTCATGTGACACTTCCATCAGGATGCAGTtcacagcaggcacccaggaagcAGTAGCCATTCCTAAGCACCCTCACTCCAAGCACTCTAGGACAGAAACAGCTGCCGGGAATTGTGGCGTCCCCAggccgctcccacgtgctgatggagGTGCCTGGGAGGGGCCTCTGCCTGCTTGTGTGCGGCTTGGGCTGCATGTGGTGGGGCCACATGAGGAGGGTGCATGCCCTCACCTGGAAGCTCCCCTCTGGGCCCCCTCGCCCCTGCACCAGCCTGCAGCTCCCCAGGACTCAATTTCACAGAGTAGACTTGGTCCTGTCACAGAATTTGCCAACAGCAGACCCCTCACAGATCCACCAAAACTTCCAGTGtgtggcctggccggcatggctcagtggttgagtgttgacccatgaaccaggaggcacatgcctgggttgcaggctcgattccccagtggggagcgtgcaggaggcagccgatctattattctctctcattgatgtttccatctctctttccatctcccttcctctctgtctaaaatcaataaaaacatattttaaaaataaaataacattcaaaAAAACCAAACCTTCCAGTGTTCAGCTTGGATGTGGTGGCCCCGGGCCCTGCTCACCTCCCTAGCACCTCTTCCTGCGCTTCACCTTGGGCCAGTCCCCCCATTAGTGTTGACTGGATTGCCATGGTGCCCAGGGCTCATAGGCAGAGTCACTGTGTGCCCTCAGTGTATCCTGTGGCCTGGAAAGGAGGTGGCCCTGTTGGTGGGTAGACTTCCATGTCTCCTGTCCCCCTGCCCACACCCGGAGGCCAGCCCACGAGGAATCTCGGTGTGACCTGGCCTTGGAGGGCACTGGGCTGACCTGCCAGTTGGTCCTTCACTGGCTGAATAGCagcgccctttccctgcaggaCAAGATTCCCATGGCGCAGCGCCGCCGCTTCACGCGGGTGGAGATGGCCCGTGTGCTGATGGAGCGCAACCAGTACAAGGAGCGGCTGATGGAGCTGCAGGAGGCTGTGCGGTGGACCGAGATGATCAGGTGGCTCCAAGGCTGCCCGCAGGGTCCCTCTACGAGGTCCTGACTTGGAAGCTGACCTCTacccactcccccacctccctctcctctaGAAAGTGTGAGGGGCTCCCAGGTGGGGGCCTATGAGGGCCAGGAGAGCTgagcctcccctgcagccctggcctggggtggTAGGGAGATGCCCACTGGGCTAGAGCTGGGCTGGGACATGTTGGGGCTGGTGTGCTAGGCCCCTCTGGGAAGTTCTGAGTGCCCTGCCCAGGACGCCCTCTGCTCTGttgctccattcccagtgtgtcCAGGATGAGGGTCTTCTGCAAGGGAGGCAAGAGGGAACCCAGGAAGAGTGGGGTCTGGTCAGAttgggtggggccaggcctggccatGGGCGTGGGTGGGCATTGGGTGGGCAGTGCGCATGGTTGGGCAGGGTAAGGGGTGACAGATTGGGCAGTGGCTTAGCTgggccccttccctgcccttccttgTAGAGCATCCCGAGAGCACCCATCTGTCCAGGAGAAGAAGAAGTCCACCATCTGGCAGTTGTGAGTTGGGGCgctgagctggggagggggcggggcggcctaCCCCAGGCCCACCGCTCACTTCCCACGCCTCTGCTGGCAGCTTCAGCCGCCTCTTCAGCTCCTCGTCCAGCCCCCCTCCAGCCAAGCGGTCCTACCCCTCAGTGAACATTCATTACAAGTCACCCACCACGGCAGGCTTCAGTCAGCGCCGCAGCCACGCCCTGTGCCAGATCTCAGCAGGCAACCGGCCCCTGGAGTTCTTCCCAGATGAGTGAgtgtcccacccctcccctgcacctcCCACATGGCACCAGGGGAGGCCGTGTGGCCCGGACGTACTGAGCAGGACCTGCCTCACCTGGATGCTCTGGGACTGTGCTAGGGGATGGAGTCCATGGGGGGAAGGACACTGGCCGAGGCATCAGACGTCATGATGTCTTCATGAACACACCGTGCGCCCCGCCACCCCTAGTGGGAGCATGGCTGTCCCTTTGCGCTCCCCCACAGTCCCTGTTGCTAGTCCCAGCCGGCTGCACCCCTCTTGGCGGTCTCACTGCAGCATACTGGTCCTGCACGCCTGTGCTCCAGGGATTCTTAGAGCGACAGGAAATTTCCCGCAGGGTTGGGTCTTCCTGGGGAATAAGTTCCTCTTTGTAACTTGGTTTTTCCCTTGTTTAGAAACCAAGAAATCCAGGGCTCCAGGCAGAAATGGGGAATTCTGTGCCGGTGTCAGAGCTGTGGACGTTTCCCTGGAAGGCCCAGGGGGATGGGAGGCTGCGCTGTAGGTCCCTGCCAGTGGGCCCTTAGCGACAGGGACAGCGGAACGGGAACCTGAACGATGGCAGGTGCTGGGTCTGGTCTCCACGCCCAGTGCTGTGAGAGCCATCCTCTCCTTCGATGGGCGCCCAGCTGGAGCAGCAGAGCCGGTCTGGGTGGCTGGGAAAAGACAGGACAGGTTCTGGAGGGAGTGCTCCCTGAGGTCAGGCCTGAGGGACTGTGGGTCACCAAAGCCTGAGACGTACCCCATCGTTCCTCTCGCCCAGCGACTGCACCTCCTCTGCCAGGCGGGAGCAGAAGCGTGAGCAGTACCGCCAGGTGCGCGAGCACGTGCGCAATGATGACGGGCGGCTGCAGGCCTGCGGCTGGAGCCTGCCGGCCAAGTACAAACAGGTGCTGCGGGGCACAGTGCGCACGCACAGGGCGGGTGGAGGCACCGGGCAGGTCCACAGCCTCAGCCCTGATTCTGGAGGGATCTGGGGTAGCCGAACTGCGGACGCACCTGAGCTGCCCCAGGCCTCGCACCCACGGCGCCTCTCTGCCTGTGATTGCAGCTGAGTCCTAATGGGGGCCAGGAGGACACACGGATGAAGAACGTGCCTGTTCCGGTGTACTGCCGCCCTCTGGTAGAGAAGGATCCAACCATGAAGGTGAGCCCTGCTCTGATGGGAGCAGGGAGATGTTCCCACCCAGAAGCTGAATCCCAGCAGGTGGGAAGCTGGGGAAGGCCCTGTCCGTGTCTGCAGCAGCCTGACGCCCCTGTTCTCTCAGCTGTGGTGTGCTGCGGGGGTCAACCTGAGCGGCTGGAAACCCAGTGAGgaccacactgggaatggagtcAAGCTGGAGCCAGGCTTTGACCCTCTGACCTGCAACCGGGAAGTGGAAGGAGAAACCAAGAGCAACCACACATCGCCAGAGAAGAAAAAGGTCAGAGTGGCAGGAGGGGAAGGGCTGCCTCTGCTTGTACTGTCTGCTGTCACCTGCATGCTCAGGCTGTGCCCAGCGCCAGGATCTGGTGGGAGAGACATAAACAGGAGAGCCAGGGACAGTGCCCACGACTGGACTTAGCTGaggttcccttcccctccctaggGCAGGCCCAGGGCTAAGCTGCCACCCAGCacctaggagccaggagctgtggtgggtggggaagatCAGAGGGCTCAAGACTCAGCAGGCAGTAGGGCTGAAGGGGTCAGGTTCCCCCAGGGCCTTCTCCTTGCAAGAAACAAATGTCACCGTCTGCAGAGGAGCGGTGGAAGAGGCTAAGCAAAGAGGGTGGCAGAAAATCCTTCACACTTGGGGTCCATGGCTTCCTTTTATGTTCTGGAATGATTTGGGAGGCAGTGACTTAATGGCTCGGAGCTCACGGTCTTCTGTGGAATGAGACCACATGTGCCTGCAGTCTAGATATGAATGCAGTTCTGAGTGTTCACCCTCCTGGCTAAGGGATAGGACAGCCGTATCCCCTAAGGCCATGGTCAGGGCTAGATCCTAAAGATTCCAGGAGGCCCCATGACCCCATGTGGCTGCTGGAGTCACCCACCCTTGGCCACCATCCTGGTCGCCTGTACTCTGACAGGCAAAGGAGCTCCATGAGACAGACGCCACCTCAAGCCGGGTGTGGATCCTCACCAGCACCCTGACCACTAGCAAGGTGGTGATCATAGATGCCAACCAGCCGGGCACCGTGGTGGACCAGTTCACCGTCTGCAATGCCCATGTCCTGTGCATCTCCAGCATCCCCGGTGAGTGCCAGTCAGTACTCGGGAGGGAGGGGTTTGTGCTGCTCAGAGGACAAGGAGGATGTTAAGTAAGGAGACTTGCAGGGAAGCACTTGCCTCTGTGACACCCCGTGGACATGGGAGCTGGTAGGGGGAGTATCCGAGGAGGGCCACGCTGGTGGTCTCATCCTGCTCAGTCTTAAGGACACAGGAGAAGACACGATGTGGTGCTCACTGATTAGAAGTAGATGGGATGGCATCAGCAGATGACCTCCATTTTCTCCCTCACACCCCACTGGGACATGAGCTCTGGGTGTGGTCTTGCAGCGGCCAGCGACAGTGACTACCCTCCAGGGGAGATCTTCCTGGACAGCGACGTGAACCCTGAGGACTCTGGTGCAGACGGTGTGCTGGCCGGCATCACCCTAGTGGGCTGCGCCACACGCTGCAATGTTCCACGAAGCAACTGCTCCTCCCGAGGGGACACCCCAGTGCTGGACAAGGGCCAGGGTGAGTCCTGGGCCTGAGCcccagagcagccttctctctgcccccttgttcctctccctgcccagccaagcttacctctcccttccacagGGGAGGTGGCTACTGTCGCCAATGGGAAGGTCAACCCTTCACAGTCCACGGAAGAGGCCACAGAGGCCACAGAAGTCCCTGACTCTGGGCCcagtgaggcagaggcagctgcagtGCGGCCCGGGCCCCTCACGGAACACGTCTTCACCGacccggcccctgccccaccccccagtgcccaGCCTGGCAGGTGGGCCTCTgagaggggcagagacagaggggagggaaggctgaCAGGTGGGCAGGGATCGGCCTCCATGGGGTATCCTAGAGCCATCATCCTTCCTGCAGTGAAAACGGGCCAGAGGCGAACCCGAGTGATGTGCAGCCCGAGCCAGAGCCCAGTGGAGACCCCAAGGGCGCCAGCAGCAGTGCCTCGCCCACCATGTGGCTGGGAGCGCAGAATGGCTGGTACGTGGGGctctgggggcaggagtggggcagGGCCCCCTGGGCAAGCCCCTGCCTACCTCAGCCTTCTCCTGCAGGCTGTACGTGCACTCGGCCGTATCCAACTGGAAGAAGTGCCTGCACTCCATCAAGCTGAAGGACTCCGTGCTGAGCTTGGTGTACGTGATTCTTAGCCGAGAGCATCAGGAGGGGGCCTCGGGCGGCCCAGCCTGAGCCTGGCTCACCACCTTCCCATTCCAGGCACGTGAAAGGACGAGTGCTGGTGGCCCTGGCAGATGGGACCCTGGCCATCTTCCACCGCGGTGAAGGTGAGGCCTGGCAGCAGGGCAGGTGGGCGGCATCTGATGGTCCTGGCGGGTGTGAGCCACACTCACTGTGAGCAGATGTGGAACCTGGCCAGGCCTGAGCAGGTGTGGTGGGCTCTGCAGATGGCCAGTGGGACCTGAGCAACTATCATCTGATGGACCTGGGCCACCCACACCACTCCATCCGCTGCATGGCCGTCGTGTACGACCGCGTCTGGTGCGGCTACAAGAACAAGGTGCACGTCATTCAGCCCAAGACGATGCAGATAGAGGCAAGTGCTGGTGGCAGGGGCTTTAGGGAGGGAAAGGGGCTCTTGCTGTCAGCATTGCTCCTGACACGCCTGGTAGATGTTGGGGGCTCCATGGGGTCAGAGGAACTGCATTCAGGGAAGTGACtcatttgtccaaggtcacaggcaGGTAGAGGGTGGCTGGACTGTGAATGCCAGTCTGTCTGGAGCTCACCTGCTGCTTCATTCTGAAACAAGTCAAGTTGACACCTGTGTGGAATCCACACACCTACCCTCAGCTCAGGGTGTGGGGCGGTTGGCTGGGCCTCCTAGGAGCCTAGACCCATGGAGCAAATCAGGCCGTAGAGCCAAGGTTACAGTGAGCCGGGTAGACATCAGGGTGAAGCCTAGCTGTGGCAGGCTCagctccccttcccctgcccccattgaCGGGCTGCTGTGACCTGCAGAAGTCGTTTGATGCCCACCCGCGGCGGGAGAGCCAAGTGCGGCAACTGGCATGGATCGGCGACGGGGTGTGGGTGTCCATCCGCTTGGACTCCACACTGCGGCTGTACCACGCCCACACCCACCAGCACCTGCAGGACGTGGACATCGAGCCCTACGTCAGCAAGATGCTGGGTGAGGCTGTTGGACtggcccagcagggcagggcgggcCCCGAGGCAGCACTGACCCCGCcttctctccccctaccccccaggcACCGGCAAGCTGGGCTTCTCTTTCGTGCGCATCACGGCCCTGCTTATTGCGGGCAACCGTCTCTGGGTGGGCACCGGCAATGGAGTCGTCATCTCCATCCCACTGACCGAGAGTGAGTGACCCCAAACACCTGCAGGGATGGTGATGGCAGCCGCCAAAGGGCATGTGGTAGGGTCCCGGGGTGGGGGTGCTCTGCCAGGCCACTCAGGAGGACATGGCTGCGCTGCTGGCCACAGCCGTCCTATCCTGCCCCTCCTGTGactgcttctctcctctcccctccatgctttgcccctcacctcccccagctGTGGTTCTGCACCGAGGCCAGCTCCTGGGGCTCCGAGGTAAGTCCAcgcctgcctcctgctctgagAAAGAAGCCCCCACCCAAGATGCCCTGCGGGCCCCACAGCGTGCTCCTCCCCTTTGCCCTCACCTGCTTGGAAACTTCCCAGTCGATGGGCTCAGCCCCTCCGGGCCCCTCTCTATCACCAGCCAACAAGACGTCCCCCACATCTGGGGAGGGGGCCCGCCCAGGAGGCGTCATCCACGTGTACGGCGACGACAGCGCCGACAAATCGGCTAGCAGCTTCATCCCCTACTGCTCCATGGCGCAGGCTCAGCTCTGCTTCCATGGGCACCGGGACGCTGTCAAGTTCTTTGTCTCAGTGCCAGGTGAGTGGctgggcccctccctgcaggctggcACCTGTGGCCTCCCTGCAGGAGCCTGCCTGTTGGCTCTGGCTGTCCTCCTAAGGTCCCTGTACCCCATGACAGGGAACGTGTTGGCCACGCTCAATGGCAGTGTACTGGACAGTCCGTCTGAGAGCCCCGGGCCTACCGCCCCTGCCTCAGATGCCGAGGGCCAGAAGCTGAAGAATGTGCTGGTGCTGAGCGGTGGGGAGGGCTACATTGACTTCCGCATTGGTGAGTGGGTGCTGCCTTCAGGCCCCAGGGAC is a genomic window of Eptesicus fuscus isolate TK198812 chromosome 4, DD_ASM_mEF_20220401, whole genome shotgun sequence containing:
- the MAPK8IP3 gene encoding C-Jun-amino-terminal kinase-interacting protein 3 gives rise to the protein MMEIQMDEGGVVVYQDDYCSGSVMSERVSGLAGSIYREFERLIHCYDEEVVKELMPLVVNVLENLDSVLSENQEHEVELELLREDNEQLLTQYEREKALRKQAEEKFIEFEDALEQEKKELQIQVEHYEFQTRQLELKAKNYADQICRLEERESEMKKEYNALHQRHTEMIQTYVEHIERSKIQQVGGNSQTESSLPGRSRKERPTSLNVFPLTDGMVRAQMGGKLVPSGDHWHLSDLGQLQFSSTYQCPHDEMSQSGQSSVAATPSTTGTKSNTPSSSVPSAAVTPLNESLQPLGDYSTGTKNSKRAREKRNSRNMEVQVTQEMRNVSIGMGSSDEWSDVPDIIDSTPELDVGREPRLDRTGNSPTQGIVNKAFGINTDSLYHELSTAGSEVIGDVDEGADLLGEFSVRDDFFGMGKEVGNLLLENSQLLETKNALNVVKNDLIAKVDQLSGEQEALKGDLEAARQAKLRLESRIKDLEEELRRVKSEAIIARREPKEEGEDVSSYLCTELDKIPMAQRRRFTRVEMARVLMERNQYKERLMELQEAVRWTEMIRASREHPSVQEKKKSTIWQFFSRLFSSSSSPPPAKRSYPSVNIHYKSPTTAGFSQRRSHALCQISAGNRPLEFFPDDDCTSSARREQKREQYRQVREHVRNDDGRLQACGWSLPAKYKQLSPNGGQEDTRMKNVPVPVYCRPLVEKDPTMKLWCAAGVNLSGWKPSEDHTGNGVKLEPGFDPLTCNREVEGETKSNHTSPEKKKAKELHETDATSSRVWILTSTLTTSKVVIIDANQPGTVVDQFTVCNAHVLCISSIPAASDSDYPPGEIFLDSDVNPEDSGADGVLAGITLVGCATRCNVPRSNCSSRGDTPVLDKGQGEVATVANGKVNPSQSTEEATEATEVPDSGPSEAEAAAVRPGPLTEHVFTDPAPAPPPSAQPGSENGPEANPSDVQPEPEPSGDPKGASSSASPTMWLGAQNGWLYVHSAVSNWKKCLHSIKLKDSVLSLVHVKGRVLVALADGTLAIFHRGEDGQWDLSNYHLMDLGHPHHSIRCMAVVYDRVWCGYKNKVHVIQPKTMQIEKSFDAHPRRESQVRQLAWIGDGVWVSIRLDSTLRLYHAHTHQHLQDVDIEPYVSKMLGTGKLGFSFVRITALLIAGNRLWVGTGNGVVISIPLTETVVLHRGQLLGLRANKTSPTSGEGARPGGVIHVYGDDSADKSASSFIPYCSMAQAQLCFHGHRDAVKFFVSVPGNVLATLNGSVLDSPSESPGPTAPASDAEGQKLKNVLVLSGGEGYIDFRIGDGEDDETEESAGDVSQVKPMLSKAERSHIIVWQVSYSPE